A section of the Leptospira terpstrae serovar Hualin str. LT 11-33 = ATCC 700639 genome encodes:
- a CDS encoding efflux RND transporter permease subunit codes for MLEKIIKFSIHKRATVLVLTAALTIVGFYNALHLSIDAIPDVTNVQVSAVTSVPGLSPLEVEQFITYPIELEFNGMPKVTEIRSISRTGVSSVTVIFEDGTDIYFARQLVNERLKQAENFIPKSYGRPELSPIATGLGDIYEFALVSESHTPEELRTVMEWEVARQLRSVKGIIDVNVVGGDAKQFQIKIDPKRLLSHNLTLSHITEALEGANVNLGGGYIQKGEEQFVIRGESQFKSIDDISRLSVRTSRDGIPLTLGQIAKVETGPALRFGLSTMNGKREVVGGTAMMLLGSNSLQVVSRVKEKMKEIESRLPPGMKIQVYYDRSEFIGRTLSTVFTNLVEAAIIVLVCLILTLGTVKGAFAVALAIPVSMMIATILMNAFGIVGNLMSLGALDFGLLVDGSIVMLESTLHGFLLRKSFLLSKTSAQDMEDGMEEVIMESCIKVVRASAFSVGIILLVYLPLMTLEGVEGRMFRPMAITVAFALGAALLYSITTFPALMSYIYKKPILHESAFWEKFQTKYAEVLTYGMKFKRQFTYAGIGVVLLSFALASTLGSEFLPRIDEGEIAIDIKRLPSTAINHSRDLNLEMEKVILKFPEAVSVVSRQGRGESAAEPIGSEEGEMMVKLKPRKEWVSAKDREELMELMKNSVNKNVPSSYISLSQPIENRVNALLSGSKADIVIKIYGDDLKTLKSIADNYASKIKKIQGAADLRVQKLLGLPLLEIKMNRGNMARYGVRAEEVLTTIETLRVGANAGKVYEGYKRFDLIVRLDADVTDIGVIENVPVMTELGGTVPLAQVTDIMMTEGPAALYHEGLKRRILVEVNVRGRDMIGFVNDVQAATQSIESNLPQGYYVDWGGQFENFTRAKNRLAVVIPIAGAIIFAMLFIAFGSVYYALGVFILVPLSLSGGILSLVIRGLPFSIPAGVGFIAAAGISVLNGVVYASALKDQLKVTRDPSKAVVEAAVYTLRAVATTELVAIIGFLPMAIASSAGAEVQRPLATVVMGGVLVATILSRFLLPIAFEFLVKLAQRQEIRQMERERKMNDYFVEEMKKYKASEIHDSHGHSHHYTEVEDHSSQNEDDSKTNKQNQKSKRKRT; via the coding sequence ATGTTAGAAAAAATCATTAAGTTTTCCATTCACAAACGAGCCACTGTACTCGTTTTGACAGCAGCACTCACCATCGTTGGTTTTTATAATGCACTTCATCTCTCTATTGATGCCATTCCCGATGTAACTAACGTCCAGGTGTCAGCAGTGACTTCGGTTCCTGGCCTTTCTCCATTGGAAGTGGAACAATTTATCACTTATCCCATCGAACTTGAGTTTAACGGGATGCCGAAAGTGACTGAAATTCGTTCCATTTCAAGAACAGGTGTAAGTTCTGTTACTGTTATCTTTGAAGATGGAACGGATATCTATTTTGCAAGGCAACTTGTAAACGAAAGATTAAAACAAGCAGAGAACTTTATCCCCAAATCCTATGGAAGGCCGGAACTTTCGCCGATTGCAACTGGTCTTGGAGATATTTATGAATTTGCATTAGTTTCCGAAAGCCATACTCCAGAAGAACTCCGAACTGTGATGGAATGGGAAGTAGCAAGACAACTTCGTTCTGTCAAAGGAATCATTGATGTCAACGTTGTCGGGGGAGACGCCAAACAGTTTCAAATCAAAATTGACCCCAAACGTTTGTTATCTCATAATTTAACTCTTTCTCATATTACAGAAGCTCTGGAAGGTGCCAACGTCAACCTTGGTGGTGGATACATCCAAAAAGGCGAAGAGCAGTTTGTGATTCGGGGGGAAAGCCAATTTAAATCCATTGATGATATCTCAAGACTTTCGGTTCGCACTTCAAGAGATGGTATTCCACTTACTCTTGGCCAAATTGCCAAAGTGGAAACAGGGCCAGCTTTACGTTTTGGTCTGAGCACTATGAACGGAAAACGAGAAGTGGTGGGTGGAACGGCAATGATGTTACTTGGTAGCAACTCTCTCCAAGTGGTAAGCCGAGTCAAAGAAAAGATGAAAGAAATTGAATCCCGACTTCCTCCTGGGATGAAGATTCAAGTGTATTATGATCGTTCTGAATTCATTGGTCGAACTCTCTCAACTGTATTTACCAATTTAGTAGAAGCGGCTATTATTGTTCTTGTATGTCTTATTTTAACATTGGGAACAGTGAAGGGTGCCTTTGCGGTAGCTCTTGCCATTCCTGTTTCTATGATGATTGCCACCATTCTTATGAATGCTTTTGGCATTGTCGGAAACTTAATGTCTTTGGGAGCACTTGACTTTGGACTTCTTGTGGATGGTTCCATTGTGATGTTGGAGTCCACTCTTCATGGATTTTTACTTCGCAAAAGTTTCCTTCTATCAAAGACATCAGCCCAAGACATGGAAGATGGGATGGAAGAAGTGATCATGGAGTCTTGTATCAAAGTGGTCAGGGCTTCGGCTTTTAGTGTGGGAATTATTTTACTCGTATACTTGCCATTGATGACTCTGGAAGGGGTGGAAGGTCGGATGTTTCGTCCCATGGCGATTACCGTAGCTTTCGCATTAGGTGCAGCACTTCTTTACTCGATCACAACCTTTCCTGCACTCATGTCTTATATCTATAAAAAACCGATTTTACATGAGTCTGCTTTTTGGGAAAAATTCCAAACTAAGTATGCGGAAGTTCTTACTTATGGAATGAAATTCAAACGTCAATTTACCTATGCAGGTATTGGTGTTGTACTGCTCTCTTTTGCTTTAGCCTCCACTCTCGGTTCGGAATTTTTGCCTAGGATTGACGAAGGAGAAATTGCGATTGATATCAAAAGGTTGCCTTCCACTGCCATCAACCATTCACGTGACTTGAATTTGGAAATGGAGAAGGTGATTCTGAAATTTCCTGAAGCGGTAAGTGTTGTTTCAAGGCAAGGTCGAGGTGAGTCGGCCGCTGAACCAATTGGATCGGAAGAAGGGGAGATGATGGTAAAACTGAAACCCCGTAAGGAGTGGGTTTCTGCCAAAGACCGCGAAGAACTCATGGAACTCATGAAAAATTCGGTGAACAAAAATGTTCCTTCCTCCTACATCAGTTTGTCGCAGCCAATTGAAAACCGCGTCAATGCCTTGTTATCTGGTTCCAAAGCGGATATCGTAATCAAAATTTATGGTGACGATTTAAAAACTCTGAAATCGATTGCTGACAACTATGCCTCCAAAATCAAAAAAATCCAAGGTGCTGCCGATTTAAGAGTTCAAAAACTCCTCGGCCTTCCCTTACTCGAGATCAAAATGAACCGGGGAAATATGGCTCGTTATGGGGTTCGAGCAGAAGAAGTCCTCACAACCATTGAAACGTTACGTGTAGGTGCTAATGCAGGAAAAGTTTATGAAGGATACAAACGATTTGATCTCATTGTGCGTTTGGATGCGGATGTAACCGATATCGGAGTCATTGAAAATGTTCCCGTAATGACAGAGCTCGGTGGGACTGTTCCGCTAGCTCAGGTAACAGACATTATGATGACAGAAGGGCCTGCGGCTCTTTATCACGAAGGTCTCAAACGTAGGATTCTTGTCGAAGTAAACGTTCGAGGGAGAGATATGATAGGATTTGTGAATGATGTACAAGCTGCCACTCAGTCTATTGAATCTAACCTTCCGCAAGGGTATTATGTGGATTGGGGTGGGCAGTTCGAAAACTTCACTCGTGCCAAAAACCGATTGGCCGTTGTAATCCCTATTGCAGGTGCCATCATTTTTGCAATGCTCTTTATTGCTTTTGGAAGTGTTTATTATGCATTGGGAGTTTTTATCTTAGTGCCATTATCCCTTTCAGGGGGAATACTTTCTCTTGTGATCCGGGGTCTTCCTTTTTCCATTCCAGCAGGGGTAGGATTTATCGCTGCTGCCGGTATATCGGTGTTAAACGGGGTTGTGTATGCATCTGCATTAAAAGACCAATTGAAAGTCACAAGAGATCCGTCTAAAGCGGTAGTGGAAGCTGCTGTGTATACTCTTAGAGCAGTAGCTACAACAGAACTTGTGGCAATCATTGGATTTTTACCAATGGCCATTGCTTCCAGCGCGGGTGCAGAAGTGCAAAGACCGCTGGCAACGGTGGTTATGGGTGGTGTTCTTGTCGCAACCATCCTTTCTAGGTTTCTTTTACCGATTGCCTTTGAGTTTTTAGTGAAACTGGCGCAAAGACAAGAAATCCGACAAATGGAACGAGAACGTAAGATGAATGATTACTTTGTAGAAGAAATGAAAAAATACAAAGCTTCAGAAATCCATGATTCCCATGGGCATTCTCATCATTACACAGAAGTGGAAGATCATTCGTCCCAAAACGAAGATGATTCCAAAACAAACAAACAAAATCAGAAATCTAAAAGAAAGAGGACTTAA
- a CDS encoding bactofilin family protein, whose product MKDESIDTIISDDITFRGTLSFNQTLKIKGQFKGTITSQGKLIIDETGDVEADVEVGSLVVHGNLKGNVDAKEKVELKKNGKVVGDIKTPGLEVEFGSKIIGNCIM is encoded by the coding sequence ATGAAAGACGAATCTATAGACACCATCATTAGCGACGACATCACGTTTCGCGGAACCCTTTCCTTCAACCAAACATTAAAAATCAAAGGTCAATTCAAAGGCACGATCACATCCCAAGGTAAACTCATCATTGATGAAACTGGTGATGTAGAAGCCGATGTGGAAGTAGGAAGCCTTGTAGTCCACGGAAACCTCAAAGGAAACGTAGACGCAAAAGAAAAAGTGGAACTTAAAAAAAATGGTAAGGTCGTTGGGGACATCAAAACACCGGGACTCGAAGTAGAATTCGGTTCCAAAATTATCGGCAATTGCATCATGTAA